The Podospora pseudocomata strain CBS 415.72m chromosome 3, whole genome shotgun sequence genome window below encodes:
- a CDS encoding hypothetical protein (COG:C; EggNog:ENOG503NUPB), whose translation MSVEVITTISPTTEEPILTRNGISTEELEQIPDIATQAFKAWRTTKLADRQIIIKKALKILADRQDELANELTVQMGRPIAYTAKEVATAVKRSEYLLKISDDVLQDTPGEEEKGFKRFIRKVPVGPVLIIFAWNYPYLILVNALIPALLAGNSVILKPSPQTPTVAEQVGRAFQEAGLPDGVIQYFHSGSPTIIESIVRNPKIALVCFTGSVAGGLAVQSAASDRVVNVCLELGGKDPAYVRGDVDIAWAAEEIVDGAVFNSGQSCCSIERVYVDEKIHDQFVEAIQKVLKGYKLGDPLDKATHLGPVVSKRSKETIEAHIQDALDKGAENLTPDNETFKDLPPKGNFVVPTLLTKVDHTMKVMKDETFGPVIPVMKVKSDEEAVELMNDSEFGLTASIWTKDTDKGYELCEQVEAGTVFVNRCDFPSPDLAWTGWKNSGKGQTLSKYGFDQFVKLKSYHLKDYPK comes from the exons ATGTCTGTCgaggtcatcaccaccatctcccccaccaccgaggAACCCATCCTCACGCGCAACGGCATCTCCACTGAGGAGCTCGAGCAGATTCCCGACATTGCCACCCAGGCGTTCAAGGCATGGCGCACAACGAAGCTGGCTGACCGCCAGATCATAATCAAGAAGGCCCTCAAGATCCTCGCCGACAGGCAGGATGAGCTTGCCAACGAGCTCACCGTCCAGATGGGACGTCCCATCGCCTACACGGCCAAGGAGGTAGCCACCGCCGTCAAGCGGTCCGAATATCTGCTCAAGATCAGCGACGACGTGCTCCAGGACACgccgggcgaggaggagaagggtttCAAGAGATTTATCCGCAAAGTACCTGTTGGCCCAGTGCTTATCATCTTTGCGTGGAAT TATCCGTATCTGATCCTCGTCAACGCCCTGATCCCCGCGCTGCTTGCCGGAAACTCGGTCATCCTCAAGCcgtccccccaaaccccgaCCGTTGCGGAACAAGTGGGCAGGGCCTTCCAGGAAGCCGGCTTGCCCGATGGCGTCATCCAATATTTCCACTCAGGATCGCCCACCATCATCGAGTCTATCGTTCGTAACCCCAAGATCGCGCTCGTCTGCTTTACTGGGTCGGTCGCCGGTGGTCTTGCTGTCCAGAGCGCCGCCTCGGACAGGGTGGTCAATGTTTGTCTGGAGCTTGGTGGAAAGGATCCGGCCTATGTCCGTGGTGATGTAGACATTGCTTGGGCTGCTGAAGAAATTGTGGACGGAGCCGTCTTCAACTCTGGTCAGAGCTGCTGCTCAATAGAGCGTGTGTATGTGGACGAGAAGATCCACGACCAGTTTGTTGAAGCCATTCAAAAAGTTCTGAAGGGCTACAAGCTGGGAGACCCCTTGGATAAGGCCACTCACCTGGGCCCTGTCGTTTCAAAAAGGTCAAAGGAGACCATCGAGGCCCACATTCAAGACGCGTTGGACAAGGGCGCCGAGAACCTCACACCCGATAACGAGACATTCAAGGACCTTCCTCCCAAGGGCAACTTTGTCGTGCCAACGCTCCTCACCAAGGTCGATCACACAATGAAGGTCATGAAAGATGAGACTTTCGGGCCCGTGATCCCCGTTATGAAGGTAAAGAGCGACGAGGAAGCGGTGGAGCTAATGAACGACAGCGAGTTTGGTCTCACTGCCAGCATATGGACCAAGGACACAGATAAGGGATATGAGCTATGCGAGCAGGTTGAAGCGGGAACCGTTTTCGTCAACCGTTGTGATTTCCCAAGCCCT GACCTGGCCTGGACTGGATGGAAGAACTCCGGGAAGGGTCAAACATTGAGCAAATACGGTTTTGATCAATTCGTCAAGTTGAAGAGCTATCATTTGAAGGACTACCCCAAATAG